The Primulina eburnea isolate SZY01 chromosome 6, ASM2296580v1, whole genome shotgun sequence genome contains a region encoding:
- the LOC140834052 gene encoding uncharacterized protein isoform X1: MSEGGERMCPLCAEEMDLTDQHLKPCKCGYEICVWCWHQIIDMAEKDETEGRCPACRTPYNKEKIVGMTSNCEKLVSEMSVEKKLKSHKGKSKTSEGRKQLGSVRVIQRNLVYVVGLQLNFADEDQLLQRKEYFGQYGKVLKVSISRTATGAIQHFANSTCSVYITYSKEEEAIRCIQSVNGFTLDGRPLKACFGTTKYCHAWLRNMPCSNPDCLYLHEIGSQEDSFTKDEVISAYTRSRVQQITGATNSSRSGNVLPPPADENCNNSPALSGKLINKTAANTNHNSASGAVVSPPHSSSGRSAALPAGALWGTRSFNNQPISTFTPCSNGPLKPDACNSLVASSAKVASLIQVSSLQTNTGKNLVPIEENSISPDKIKLENLVPAKKESKPDSIAVLKSSSTSAHPPTSPLNQQLHGADTTKSAHNLSKMVGSSLKSFGPSLNNNYMDATDEIIENTCSDFMSLGIHNYAKQIKEAATSEAPARSENMTNALCVTDSLSDFGLGIPSQPTQVNICETEDDLLSFDNQRLKDPELTASINHLPDIFSSFHVTKLSTIPSVLNIADGPTSIDFCGPVVDKKDNLIVSASNFPLKSGGHPYNRLNSLDSNDVEFSNLFPSEDKRSLLGRYEGEVAIGAGNMGENSIISNILSMDFDSLDESLTSPQNLAKLWGETDKPQGSFGVSGSWKVQNSNQSRFSFAREDTNQVTNFGRSSNFLEKEFKQRPFGNDVPYSNIMHLDNDKIAPRNNFPFLGRSESDVFTDSHSNISNNKLSVSRSQISAPPGFSASSRIPPPGFSSYERADQISGTLSGNHIHDASSFSRNQWQTPPSSNTFINCDIEFMDPAILEVRHGTFPGGINSPVLDVKSCYSPQLNTFEEARLQSFLQRSLPPHTNQRINELGDGFSSISDVYGVRSRVMEQTLSNNFSPFSQFTHPQPRNAITSNGQWNGWNEGPGANNLGMAELLRSERLGFNKLYGGYEDSKIHMPGSGNMYNGSYGI; this comes from the exons atttgtgtttggTGCTGGCATCAAATAATAGATATGGCTGAGAAAGATGAGACAGAAGGACGCTGTCCAGCATGTCGTACTCCTTATAACAAGGAAAAAATTGTTGGAATGACGTCAAATTGTGAAAA GTTGGTTTCAGAGATGAGCGTGGAGAAGAAGCTCAAGTCGCATAAGGGGAAGAGCAAAACCTCTGAGGGAAGGAAGCAACTGGGCAGTGTACGAGTTATCCAAAGGAATCTCGTCTATGTAGTGGGGTTGCAACTTAATTTTGCAGATGAGGAT CAGCTTCTTCAGCGGAAAGAATATTTTGGTCAGTATGGAAAGGTGCTGAAGGTTTCTATATCACGAACCGCGACTGGCGCCATACAACATTTTGCAAATAGTACATGCAGTGT atatataacatattcaaaGGAGGAAGAAGCCATTCGGTGTATCCAGTCAGTAAATGGTTTTACTTTGGATGGTAGACCTTTGAA GGCATGCTTTGGAACCACTAAATATTGTCATGCATGGCTGAGGAATATG CCCTGCAGCAATCCTGATTGTTTATATTTGCATGAAATTGGTTCACAAGAGGATAGCTTTACTAAAGATGAAGTAATATCAGCCTACACAAG GAGTAGAGTTCAACAAATTACTGGTGCCACAAATAGTAGTCGTTCAGGAAATGTGTTGCCACCACCGGCAGATGAGAACTGCAATAACAGCCCTGCCCTTTCAGGGAAGCTTATCAACAAAACTGCTGCAAATACAAAT CACAATTCAGCTAGTGGTGCTGTAGTATCTCCACCACATAGTAGCTCAGGTAGATCTGCTGCTCTTCCAGCTGGAGCATTGTG GGGAACTCGTTCTTTCAATAATCAGCCAATTTCTACGTTTACACCCTGTTCCAATGGGCCACTTAAACCTGATGCTTGTAACAGTCTGGTGGCATCTTCTGCTAAAGTTGCAAGCCTGATTCAGGTTTCTTCATTGCAAACCAATACTGGAAAAAATTTGGTTCCTATTGAAGAAAACTCCATATCTCCAGATAAAATAAAGCTGGAAAATTTAGTGCCTGCTAAAAAAGAATCAAAACCAGATAGCATTGCAGTGCTTAAGAGTTCGTCTACTTCCGCACATCCCCCAACATCCCCATTAAACCAGCAGCTGCATGGCGCTGATACAACTAAGTCAGCCCATAATCTTTCTAAGATGGTCGGTTCTTCCTTAAAGTCTTTTGGGCCTTCTTTAAACAACAATTATATGGATGCCACTGATGAAATTATTGAGAACACATGCTCTGATTTTATGTCCTTGGGCATCCATAACTATGCTAAGCAAATTAAAGAGGCAGCGACTTCTGAGGCACCTGCAAGATCTGAAAATATGACTAATGCTCTCTGTGTCACAGATAGCCTATCTGACTTTGGTTTGGGAATTCCCTCTCAGCCGACACAAGTTAACATATGTGAGACAGAAGATGACTTGTTGTCTTTTGACAACCAAAGGCTCAAGGATCCTGAGCTTACTGCCAGCATAAATCATCTACCAGATATTTTCAGTTCGTTTCATGTGACAAAGCTTTCCACTATTCCTTCTGTGTTAAATATCGCTGATGGTCCTACCAGCATTGATTTTTGTGGGCCAGTTGTAGATAAGAAAGATAACTTGATAGTTTctgcttctaattttcctttaaAGTCTGGTGGGCATCCTTATAACAGGCTCAACAGTCTCGATTCTAATGATGTTGAATTTTCTAATTTATTTCCGAGCGAGGATAAAAGGTCACTGTTAGGGAGATATGAAGGTGAAGTGGCCATTGGTGCTGGTAATATGGGGGAGAACAGCATTATATCGAATATTTTGTCCATGGACTTTGATTCATTGGACGAATCTTTAACATCACCTCAAAACCTTGCCAAACTGTGGGGTGAAACTGATAAACCCCAAGGGTCTTTTGGAGTATCAGGTTCATGGAAAGTACAGAACAGCAACCAATCAAGGTTTTCATTTGCTCGAGAGGACACGAACCAAGTAACAAATTTTGGACGGTCTAGTaattttttggaaaaagaattcaAGCAGCGTCCTTTTGGCAATGATGTCCCTTATAGCAACATCATGCATCTTGACAATGATAAGATTGCTCCTCGCAATAATTTTCCATTTTTAGGCAGAAGTGAATCTGATGTTTTTACTGACAGTCATTCTAATATCTCCAATAATAAGCTTTCTG TTTCAAGATCTCAGATATCCGCCCCTCCAGGATTTTCAGCGTCTAGTAGAATCCCACCTCCAGGTTTCTCATCATATGAAAGGGCAGATCAGATTTCGGGCACATTATCTG GAAATCATATACATGATGCCTCCTCTTTTTCAAGAAATCAGTGGCAGACACCTCCTAGTAGCAATACTTTTATTAACTGTGATATTGAATTCATGGATCCTGCAATTTTGGAAGTTCGCCACGGTACATTTCCAGGTGGCATCAACAGTCCAGTCCTAGATGTAAAGTCCTGTTATTCTCCACAGTTGAATACATTCGAGGAGGCAAGGCTCCAATCATTTTTGCAAAGATCTCTTCCTCCACACACAAACCAGAGAATTAACGAACTTGGGGATGGTTTTTCCTCCATCTCCGATGTTTATGGAGTTCGTTCAAGGGTTATGGAGCAAACCCTATCCAACAATTTCTCTCCATTCTCTCAGTTTACCCACCCTCAGCCTAGAAATGCAATAACTTCTAATGGCCAATGGAATGGGTGGAATGAGGGCCCTGGTGCAAATAATTTGGGTATGGCAGAACTTCTCAGAAGCGAGAGAttgggatttaataaattatatggTGGTTATGAAGATTCAAAGATCCACATGCCCGGTTCTGGAAATATGTACAACGGGAGTTATGGGATTTAA